Proteins found in one Campylobacter canadensis genomic segment:
- the carB gene encoding carbamoyl-phosphate synthase large subunit — MKKSVLVIGSGPIVIGSAAEFDYAGVQACLAFKKEGLKVILINSNPATIMTDKNIADEIYLEPLNAEFVSKVIRKCKPDYLFAACGGQNALNIAIEVSALLKEFKVKVIGTSLKSIKLAESRKSFKELMNKINEPIPSSTIATSIKDALNFAKQNSYPVVVRPAYTMGGLGGGIARSEEELIKITKEGLIYSPIKQCLIEQSILGLSELEFEVLRDEFDNAIVVCGMENIDPVGVHTGDSMVVAPILSIEKSEIDRMCNVALKIAKSADIKGSCNVQIAYNKQTKEYFIIEINPRLSRSSALASKATSFAIAQVAAQIALKKPLDKIYLENGQNCLEFNNNIDYIVTKMPRFAFDKFKNANRNLTTQMKSTGEAMGLGISFSESFLKALRSIDYKVSIDENKIEENIKNPSDERIYYILRAFELGMSVEKVYELSKIDKYFLNEFKKISQVKKELENNTVDEKLFKKAKQIGFSNEFIKNICKKDFKLKAKYKVPLLNHNNKIPCYFSSFSDECKDENIISTSKKKIIVLGSGPIKIGQGIEFDYSSVKAIMALRSLGYEAIIINNNPETLSTDFSIANKLYFEPLTLSDVLPIIELEKPLGVIVSFGGQSAINLACELAKHNVNIIGTSLESINIAENRQDFSKLLDKLNIKQAKATYASKKDEILTKANEIKYPVIVRPSFVLGGAFMRVIVDENAMNDYIKTIDEISTQKPLLIDKYLEGKELELDAICDGENVFIPGILELIERAGVHSGDSIAITPPLSIEKNIILKAIDYTKALSKGLNVKGLMNIQFVLYENELYVLEVNLRASRSLPFLCKANDMDLVKMAINCMLGEKLNKTTYFHNKKHFSVKAPVFSFAKLSLVDPVLGPEMKSTGEVASSDKNPNKALLKALIASGMSIKENGGVLFSIDDKNKANALYLAKEFALLGFKIYATNNTSKYFKINNLECTKLNKLAQNNEILEHLSKGKINLVINTPSNANSQNDGFLIRRSASECGVACISSLDSAKAYLDAIKEMTLCINAL, encoded by the coding sequence ATGAAAAAAAGTGTTTTAGTAATAGGTAGCGGTCCAATTGTAATAGGAAGTGCGGCTGAGTTTGATTATGCAGGAGTTCAAGCTTGTTTAGCTTTTAAAAAAGAAGGTTTAAAGGTTATTTTAATTAACTCAAACCCAGCAACAATTATGACTGATAAAAATATAGCTGATGAGATTTATTTAGAACCACTAAATGCTGAATTTGTAAGCAAGGTTATTAGAAAATGCAAACCTGATTATTTATTTGCTGCTTGTGGTGGGCAAAATGCTTTAAATATTGCTATTGAAGTTAGCGCTCTTTTAAAAGAATTTAAAGTAAAAGTAATTGGTACAAGCTTAAAAAGTATAAAATTAGCTGAAAGTAGAAAAAGCTTTAAAGAATTGATGAATAAGATAAATGAGCCAATTCCAAGCTCAACAATAGCAACAAGCATTAAAGATGCACTTAATTTTGCAAAACAAAATTCTTATCCTGTTGTTGTGCGTCCAGCTTATACAATGGGTGGACTTGGCGGTGGAATAGCAAGAAGTGAAGAAGAGCTTATTAAAATTACTAAAGAAGGTTTAATTTATTCTCCAATAAAACAATGCTTAATTGAGCAAAGTATTTTAGGGCTTAGCGAATTAGAATTTGAAGTTTTAAGAGATGAATTTGATAATGCTATCGTAGTTTGCGGTATGGAAAATATTGACCCAGTAGGAGTTCATACGGGTGATTCTATGGTGGTTGCACCGATTTTAAGTATAGAAAAAAGTGAAATTGATAGAATGTGTAATGTGGCTTTAAAAATAGCTAAAAGTGCTGATATTAAAGGCTCTTGCAATGTTCAAATAGCTTATAATAAACAAACAAAAGAATATTTTATTATAGAAATAAATCCAAGATTATCAAGGTCAAGTGCGCTTGCTTCAAAGGCTACAAGTTTTGCAATAGCACAAGTTGCAGCACAAATTGCATTAAAAAAACCATTAGATAAAATTTATTTAGAAAACGGGCAAAACTGCTTAGAATTTAATAATAATATTGATTATATTGTTACTAAAATGCCAAGATTTGCTTTTGATAAGTTTAAAAATGCTAACAGGAACTTAACAACTCAAATGAAATCAACAGGCGAGGCAATGGGGCTTGGAATTAGTTTTAGCGAAAGCTTTTTAAAGGCTTTAAGAAGTATTGATTATAAAGTTAGTATTGATGAAAATAAAATTGAAGAAAATATAAAAAATCCGAGCGATGAAAGAATTTATTATATTTTAAGGGCGTTTGAACTTGGTATGAGCGTTGAAAAAGTTTATGAGTTATCAAAGATTGATAAGTATTTTTTAAATGAATTTAAAAAGATTTCTCAAGTAAAAAAAGAATTAGAAAATAATACAGTTGATGAAAAATTGTTTAAAAAAGCAAAACAAATTGGTTTTAGCAATGAATTTATAAAAAATATTTGTAAAAAAGATTTTAAGCTAAAAGCAAAATATAAAGTACCACTTTTAAATCATAATAATAAAATTCCTTGCTATTTTTCAAGCTTTAGCGATGAATGCAAGGATGAAAACATTATAAGCACGAGTAAGAAAAAAATTATAGTTTTAGGAAGTGGTCCTATTAAAATTGGGCAGGGGATTGAGTTTGATTATTCTAGCGTTAAGGCTATTATGGCTTTAAGAAGCTTAGGTTATGAAGCAATTATTATTAATAATAATCCTGAAACTTTATCAACAGATTTTAGCATTGCAAATAAATTATATTTTGAACCATTAACCTTAAGTGATGTTTTACCTATAATTGAGCTTGAAAAGCCACTTGGTGTTATTGTTAGTTTTGGTGGGCAAAGTGCAATTAATCTTGCTTGCGAGCTTGCAAAACATAATGTAAATATAATAGGCACTAGCTTAGAGAGTATTAATATCGCAGAAAATAGGCAAGATTTTTCAAAATTATTAGATAAATTAAACATAAAACAAGCAAAGGCAACTTATGCAAGTAAAAAAGATGAGATTTTAACTAAAGCAAATGAAATTAAATATCCTGTAATTGTAAGACCTTCTTTTGTTTTAGGCGGTGCGTTTATGAGAGTTATTGTTGATGAGAATGCTATGAATGATTATATTAAAACCATAGATGAAATAAGCACTCAAAAACCTTTATTGATTGATAAGTACCTAGAAGGAAAAGAGCTAGAGCTTGATGCGATTTGTGATGGAGAAAATGTATTTATACCAGGTATTTTAGAGCTTATTGAAAGAGCAGGGGTTCATAGTGGAGATTCAATTGCAATCACCCCGCCACTTAGCATTGAAAAAAATATAATTTTAAAAGCGATTGATTATACAAAGGCATTAAGCAAAGGCTTAAATGTTAAAGGTCTTATGAATATCCAATTTGTACTTTATGAAAATGAACTTTATGTTTTAGAAGTTAATTTAAGAGCTTCAAGGTCATTGCCATTTTTATGCAAGGCAAATGATATGGATTTAGTAAAAATGGCTATTAATTGTATGTTAGGAGAAAAATTAAATAAAACAACTTATTTTCATAATAAAAAACATTTTAGCGTAAAAGCACCTGTGTTTTCTTTTGCTAAATTAAGCTTGGTTGACCCTGTTTTAGGACCTGAGATGAAATCAACAGGAGAAGTAGCAAGTAGTGATAAAAATCCTAACAAAGCACTTTTAAAAGCCCTAATCGCAAGTGGAATGAGCATAAAAGAAAATGGAGGAGTTTTATTTAGTATTGATGATAAAAATAAGGCAAATGCTTTATATTTAGCTAAAGAATTCGCACTTTTAGGCTTTAAAATCTATGCCACAAATAATACAAGCAAGTATTTTAAAATTAACAATCTTGAATGTACAAAACTAAATAAACTTGCACAAAATAATGAAATTTTAGAGCATTTAAGCAAGGGTAAAATCAATTTGGTAATAAATACCCCAAGTAATGCAAATTCTCAAAACGACGGCTTTTTAATTAGAAGAAGTGCTAGTGAATGCGGAGTTGCTTGCATTAGTTCTTTAGATAGTGCAAAAGCTTATTTAGACGCTATAAAAGAAATGACTTTATGTATTAATGCTTTGTAA